In a single window of the Coprothermobacter proteolyticus DSM 5265 genome:
- a CDS encoding DAK2 domain-containing protein, whose translation MKDHLTVREFISAFDSGYSLVKQLQDDINALNVYPVPDGDTGINMSLTLESVVNEIRKMEEADFSEVGHALIKASLSGARGNSGVILSQILKGFGRVLQSTDGRRLTLSNFLLAIVEGKKTSYHAVIKPVEGTILTVIRKISERIETKTYQSFEEALHDVVEVGWQTVLETPEMLDVLKKADVVDAGGYGLYVFFEGFRAAVAGETPKPHRVTQRVSETFISESGYGEYKFCTEAYFKSDNMDFEYAKNFLSSQGDSIVLGQEGGLWHFHVHTNEPFLVLQEMGKFGELIQVKIDNMAAQVEGRFQVEEKPFAVVAVAPSPKWAELFRSIKVDFVVMGGQTMNPSVGQILDGVKHVHSNKVYILPNNPNIILSAEQVRELTDKEVVVIPTKNPAQAAVGLSLYFGVEDPLDVFFKQILDHTNFIELTRATKDSHVDGLDVKAGDWLVLWDDQLKAACSRWDCVLETLQELTKNSGYTIASIFKGLDAKEQETQTMKELFASLGMEVEEYDMDQPFYPYWVLVEKS comes from the coding sequence ATGAAAGATCATCTTACTGTGAGGGAGTTTATTTCTGCTTTTGATAGTGGCTACAGTCTGGTTAAGCAGTTGCAGGACGACATAAACGCGCTAAATGTGTACCCTGTGCCAGACGGTGATACGGGGATCAACATGTCCTTGACTTTGGAAAGTGTCGTAAATGAAATCAGGAAAATGGAAGAGGCAGACTTCTCTGAAGTGGGGCACGCACTTATAAAAGCTTCTTTGTCCGGAGCACGTGGTAATTCTGGTGTCATTCTTTCGCAAATACTTAAGGGTTTCGGCAGGGTTTTACAATCCACAGATGGCAGGCGGCTCACCTTATCAAATTTCCTCCTAGCTATTGTGGAAGGTAAGAAAACTTCATACCATGCTGTCATAAAACCCGTTGAGGGAACCATCCTTACGGTCATAAGGAAGATTTCTGAACGTATTGAGACAAAAACTTATCAGTCTTTCGAAGAAGCTTTGCACGACGTAGTTGAGGTGGGCTGGCAAACCGTATTGGAGACGCCAGAGATGTTAGATGTTTTAAAGAAAGCCGACGTAGTTGATGCTGGCGGATATGGTCTTTATGTGTTCTTTGAGGGTTTTAGAGCAGCTGTGGCTGGAGAAACTCCTAAACCTCACCGAGTAACTCAGAGAGTGTCAGAAACGTTTATTAGTGAAAGTGGTTATGGAGAGTATAAGTTCTGCACAGAAGCTTATTTCAAGTCTGACAATATGGATTTTGAGTACGCTAAAAACTTTTTGTCCTCTCAAGGTGATTCCATTGTTCTTGGACAAGAAGGCGGATTGTGGCACTTTCATGTTCACACTAACGAGCCTTTCTTAGTTTTGCAGGAGATGGGCAAGTTCGGAGAGCTCATACAGGTAAAGATTGACAATATGGCGGCCCAAGTGGAAGGCAGATTCCAAGTAGAGGAAAAGCCTTTTGCAGTGGTAGCTGTGGCTCCCTCACCTAAATGGGCTGAGTTGTTTCGTTCCATAAAGGTGGATTTTGTGGTGATGGGTGGTCAGACCATGAACCCTTCAGTGGGACAAATACTCGATGGGGTTAAACATGTTCACAGCAACAAAGTCTACATTTTGCCCAATAATCCAAACATCATTTTGTCGGCAGAGCAGGTAAGAGAATTAACAGATAAAGAGGTTGTTGTCATTCCAACGAAGAATCCTGCACAGGCTGCAGTTGGGCTTTCCTTGTATTTCGGGGTTGAGGATCCGTTGGATGTATTCTTTAAACAGATCCTCGATCATACGAATTTTATCGAGCTTACTAGAGCCACAAAAGATTCGCACGTAGATGGGCTTGACGTCAAAGCTGGAGACTGGCTCGTCCTCTGGGATGATCAGTTGAAAGCAGCTTGCAGCAGATGGGATTGTGTACTTGAAACACTGCAGGAGCTGACCAAGAACTCTGGCTACACCATTGCCAGCATTTTCAAAGGCTTGGATGCGAAAGAGCAAGAGACCCAAACCATGAAAGAGCTTTTTGCATCACTAGGCATGGAAGTTGAAGAATACGACATGGATCAGCCTTTTTATCCTTATTGGGTGCTGGTAGAGAAAAGTTGA
- a CDS encoding Asp23/Gls24 family envelope stress response protein, producing MKIRIKAKAIAQYLSKVIKSCYGITSVPKSSLKDYASGLVGLYAYDEGVLVRIKDNVVYATVHVVVDPLSPIAAIVKNLRESLDYAFKKLLIKDYEVDVKIHVAKERA from the coding sequence TTGAAAATAAGAATAAAGGCAAAAGCAATAGCTCAATACTTGTCTAAGGTTATAAAGAGTTGCTACGGGATCACGTCTGTCCCGAAATCTTCGCTGAAAGACTATGCCAGTGGTCTGGTGGGGTTATATGCGTACGATGAAGGCGTCTTGGTTCGCATAAAGGATAATGTGGTTTATGCCACTGTGCATGTGGTAGTGGATCCGCTTAGCCCCATAGCAGCGATTGTGAAGAACCTAAGAGAATCCTTGGATTATGCTTTCAAGAAGCTGTTAATAAAAGACTATGAAGTTGACGTGAAAATACACGTCGCCAAAGAGAGGGCTTAA
- the rpmB gene encoding 50S ribosomal protein L28, translating to MARVCSVCGKGTTFGHNVSHSNRRTNRRWVANLKRVHGRFPDGKVRTAYVCVKCLKAGKVEIL from the coding sequence ATGGCAAGAGTTTGCTCTGTTTGTGGAAAAGGAACCACGTTCGGTCATAATGTGAGCCACTCCAACAGAAGAACCAATCGGCGTTGGGTAGCCAACCTTAAGCGTGTACATGGGCGTTTTCCAGATGGGAAAGTGCGCACCGCTTACGTGTGTGTAAAGTGCTTGAAAGCAGGTAAAGTAGAGATCCTCTAA
- the recG gene encoding ATP-dependent DNA helicase RecG gives MKSELQNKLSLALKREVDSKFAVTQTEDEWFHYVVVEYLSELRKSVNTPLELVQIDELIAEFNRYPLLPLSERKKLCQHLVGLVKKHSKEADEGGAGVQQRPYEPAELWEEPVSKLKGVGSKVGASLEKLDVTTVWDLIHYVPMRFVDRSKILKVKQLRTGIDATVLGTVVDVKLQKTYRGYRLLTVTLQDDTGRVDLVFFNQEFLARKFRRGQLVMVTGKVESNHGRLQLTNLRSDSFEVLEPGKEILPMIPVYRAGAGTTTNTIRKVIFNALDQYSHKVPEIFPYWQEKGFLSYPDAVEKLHRPENQAQFEKARSEIAYREIFVLQVLLALRKKVIGQAQGISFRVERDWIEELERKLPFTLTNAQKRVILEILNDMQKSKPMNRLLQGDVGSGKTVVAMFAMFVAAKNGKQSAVMVPTEVLAFQHYMVFSQWAEQFGLRVGLLVGSLSASEKSKVKRYLKSGQLDIVVGTHALIQEDTSFKDLGLVIIDEQHRFGVYQRAALISMDKSKQPDVLVMSATPIPRTLVLTYYGDLDVSVIDELPPNRKPVKTFWVSEKRRSSVYEAVKRELDEGRQAYVVAPLIEESESIEAAAATSLYEELCSTFLKDYKVGLLHGKMNKEEKKNVMDEFRKGSLQVLVSTTVIEVGVDVPNATVMVIEGADRFGLSQLHQLRGRVVRSSYQAYCYLIANAKTQEAVERLESMVKYSDGFALAEKDLLLRGPGELMGERQHGFSGMRVADLIKDMKMLEPARQDAERLVSEDPNLERPSSSFLRRYLLKEFGDASFLLGVA, from the coding sequence TTGAAAAGTGAATTACAGAACAAGCTCTCTTTGGCTCTAAAACGTGAAGTGGACAGCAAGTTTGCTGTTACGCAAACCGAAGACGAATGGTTCCACTATGTGGTAGTGGAATATCTCAGTGAGCTAAGAAAGTCTGTGAACACACCTCTTGAGCTTGTCCAAATAGACGAGCTTATTGCGGAGTTTAACCGTTACCCCTTACTCCCTCTATCGGAGCGAAAGAAACTTTGTCAGCATTTAGTCGGCCTTGTGAAAAAGCACTCCAAAGAAGCTGATGAAGGGGGCGCAGGCGTTCAACAGCGTCCATATGAACCAGCTGAACTTTGGGAAGAGCCTGTGAGCAAGTTAAAGGGGGTTGGCAGCAAAGTAGGAGCTTCTTTGGAAAAACTTGACGTAACTACCGTTTGGGACCTTATCCATTATGTGCCCATGAGGTTCGTAGATAGAAGCAAGATACTTAAAGTAAAGCAGCTTCGGACGGGTATTGATGCCACGGTGTTAGGGACAGTGGTGGATGTGAAGTTGCAAAAGACATATCGTGGATACAGATTGCTCACTGTGACCTTGCAAGATGACACAGGCAGGGTTGACTTGGTTTTCTTCAATCAAGAGTTCTTAGCTAGGAAATTCCGCCGAGGTCAACTTGTAATGGTTACTGGTAAAGTTGAATCAAATCATGGACGCTTGCAGCTAACAAATCTTCGCTCTGATTCCTTTGAGGTTTTGGAGCCTGGGAAAGAAATACTGCCCATGATTCCTGTCTACAGAGCTGGAGCAGGAACTACGACTAACACAATAAGGAAGGTAATCTTCAACGCCCTAGATCAGTATTCGCACAAAGTACCTGAGATTTTTCCATATTGGCAAGAAAAAGGTTTTTTAAGTTACCCTGATGCAGTTGAAAAACTGCATCGTCCTGAAAATCAGGCGCAGTTTGAAAAGGCACGTTCTGAAATTGCCTACAGAGAGATTTTTGTACTCCAGGTGCTCCTCGCATTAAGGAAAAAAGTCATAGGTCAAGCACAGGGTATCAGTTTTAGGGTGGAACGAGATTGGATCGAAGAACTAGAGAGAAAGCTACCTTTCACTCTGACGAATGCTCAAAAACGTGTGATTTTAGAAATACTAAATGACATGCAAAAAAGTAAGCCCATGAATAGGCTCCTGCAAGGCGACGTAGGTTCTGGAAAGACCGTGGTTGCCATGTTTGCCATGTTTGTGGCAGCAAAGAATGGCAAACAGTCGGCTGTCATGGTACCCACGGAAGTGCTGGCTTTTCAGCACTACATGGTGTTTTCTCAGTGGGCTGAACAGTTTGGGCTAAGAGTTGGGCTTTTGGTTGGTTCACTATCTGCATCAGAAAAGAGTAAGGTGAAGCGTTACCTTAAGTCAGGTCAACTGGACATCGTGGTGGGTACCCATGCGCTCATTCAGGAAGATACAAGTTTTAAGGACTTAGGACTGGTGATTATTGACGAGCAACACCGCTTTGGAGTTTATCAACGAGCTGCACTGATTAGCATGGATAAAAGCAAACAGCCTGACGTACTAGTGATGAGTGCCACCCCCATACCCAGGACTTTGGTGCTTACTTACTACGGTGACTTGGATGTGTCGGTGATTGACGAACTTCCTCCCAATAGGAAGCCAGTCAAAACCTTTTGGGTTTCAGAAAAGAGGCGTAGTTCCGTTTATGAAGCTGTGAAGCGTGAGCTTGATGAAGGTCGTCAAGCTTACGTAGTAGCCCCTCTCATTGAGGAGTCAGAATCCATCGAGGCAGCGGCAGCTACCAGCCTCTATGAAGAACTGTGCAGTACTTTCCTGAAGGATTACAAAGTGGGGCTTTTGCACGGAAAAATGAACAAAGAAGAAAAGAAAAACGTCATGGATGAATTTAGGAAAGGTTCATTGCAGGTTCTTGTTTCTACCACTGTGATTGAAGTAGGTGTGGATGTGCCAAATGCCACTGTCATGGTTATTGAGGGCGCTGATCGCTTCGGGCTTTCACAACTACATCAACTCAGGGGTAGGGTGGTACGAAGTTCTTATCAAGCTTACTGCTATTTAATAGCAAATGCGAAGACGCAGGAGGCTGTTGAACGTTTGGAATCCATGGTCAAATACAGTGACGGTTTTGCCCTTGCTGAGAAGGATTTGCTTCTTAGAGGACCTGGTGAACTCATGGGGGAGCGTCAACACGGTTTTTCCGGTATGCGTGTGGCTGATCTTATAAAAGACATGAAAATGCTGGAACCGGCTCGTCAAGATGCTGAACGTTTAGTAAGTGAAGATCCAAATTTGGAACGACCTAGTTCCAGTTTCCTAAGACGTTACCTCCTTAAGGAGTTTGGTGACGCCAGTTTCCTTCTGGGTGTGGCTTGA